Below is a window of Terriglobales bacterium DNA.
TCCGGCGGATGCAGAAGGACGGCCGCATCAAACGCGCTATGGTGGTGGACTGCGATGTACATCAGGGAAATGGTACGGCGGCGATCTTCGGCAACAAGCAACAGGTTCACCGCCAGTTGCCTTCGTGGGGAGCACCAGTCGAGCCCACACAGAGCAAGGTGAACGAGGGAGAAACAGATGTCTTTACCATCTCGCTTCACCAGGCGAATAACTATCCGCCGATCAAGCCGCCTTCATCGATCGACGTGAATCTTCCCGACCATACGACAGACGATCAGTATCTCGGCTGGCTGGATAACGCACTTTCAAGCGCATTGAGGCAGTTCACCCCGGACCTGCTCTGTTATGTAGCGGGCGCCGATCCTTATAAAGAGGACCAACTCGGTGGACTGGACCTGACCATTGACGGGCTCAAGCGGCGGGACGACCTCGTGTTTCAGATGGCTATGGCACGAGAAATTCCCGTCATGGTCACGTTTGCCGGCGGTTACGCTTACAACGTAGAGGACACCATCACCATCCACTGCAACACCATCAAGGCTGCCTGCGACGCCGTTCGTGCTGAGAATGCGGGCAAATTTCAGTCCAAGTAGAATGCGACATTTTGTCTCACTCTGAAATGGCTGACTGCGCCAGACTGTCTTATTCCGAGCTAATCGCAAATTTCAACTAGCATGCAAATTTGTAACCCTTTTAAGGTCAACAACTTACATTTTCTCCTTTAGCTCTCGTCTGGCAGTGGGCGTGCCTATAGAGAGTGTCAGGAGCTCAGTGTATGTCTGCGAAGGCCAAGATTTACTTGGCTGCCGTGTATCTGGCAGGCGTCATTACAGCCGCCATGGCGGTATCGCAGTGGTCTGTTTCGGATCCGATCCGATTCGTCTCCTACCTTCTTATTGCTTTGCTTGCCTCGAGCCTGAAAGTCAGTCTCCCCGGGATCAACGGATCGATGTCCGTGAACTTCTTCTTCATTATCCTGGGTGTAATGGAACTGAGCCTTCCGGAGACCCTGATCATCGGCTGCGGAGCCACGCTGGTGCAGAGCCACTGGAAGGTGCATACCCGTCCGAAACTGGTACAGATCACTTTCAACCTGGCGAATATGTCGACCGCCATCGTGCTGGCGAGCACGGTGTTTAACGTGGTAGGCCAGTTCACGGGTCGCAACATGCCGTTGATGCTCGTGGCTGCTGCTTGCACTTACTTCGTTACCAATACCCTGCCAGTGGCCATCATCATCGCCTTCACCGAACAGAAAGCGTTCCGGAAGATTTGGGCCGAATGCTACTTCTGGTCTTTCCCGTATTACCTGGTTGGCGCTGCAATCGCCGGTTGTGTGAGCTACATCAACCGCTACGTTGGCTGGCAGACGTCGTTGCTGGCGTTACCGGTGATCTACTGGATCTACCGTTCTTATCGCCTTTATCTTGGGCGTCTCGAAGATGAGAAGCGCCATGTGGAGAACATGGCAGCGCTTCACCTGCGCACGATCGAAGCTCTGGCGCTCGCGATCGAAGCAAAAGACCACACCACGCACGACCACCTGCAGCGCGTACGTGTTTATGCGCTGGAAGTAGCGAAAGAACTGAACCTGAATCAGAAGGAAGTGGAAGCGCTCAGGGCTGCTTCGCTGCTGCATGATATCGGCAAGCTTGCGATCCCGGAACACATCATCAATAAGCCGGGCAAGCTGACACCGGAAGAATTCGAAAAGATGAAGATCCACCCGTTGGTCGGGGCGGAGATCCTGGAGCGGGTCAACTTCCCATATCCGGTCGTTCCCATCGTGCGAGCCCATCACGAGAAATATGACGGTTCGGGTTATCCATTTGGGCTAAAAGGGGAAGAGATTCCGATTGGCGCTCGCATTCTGGCTGCCGTGGATTGCCTCGACGCGCTTGCTTCCGACCGCCAATACCGGCGCGCCGTGCCGCTGCAGGAAGCCATGCAACAGGTAGCAAGGCAGGCGGGGAAGGCTTTTGATCCGCGCGTTGTCGATGTCCTGCAACGACGTTATGTCGAGCTTGAACATCTGGCGCAACAAAAAGTCGAGGTGGTTGAGAAGAAGATCCTCTCGACGGACGTGAAGATCGACAAGGGTGCCGCACCGGATGCTGGATTCGAGCAGACCAGGCAGGAAAACGCAGCGCCGGATGGAAGCTTCCTTACATCCATTGCCGCCGCGCGGCAGGAAGCGCAGACGCTCTTCGAACTCAGTCACGAACTCGGCAACTCGCTGAGCCTCGACGAGACGCTGTCGGTGCTATCCATACGTTTGCGCAAGTTGGTTCCGTTTGACTCGTTCGCGATCTACGTTTTGCGCGACGGGAAGCTGATCCCCGAACACGTGAGCGGCGACAATTTCCGCCTGTTCTCGTCGTTGGAGATTCCACTGGGACAAGGCTTATCCGGTTGGGTTGCGGCGAACCGCAAGCCGATCGTGAACGGTGATCCTTCGGTAGAGCCCGGATACCTGAACGATTCAACAAAGTTCAGTACGCTGCGCTCGGCGATTTCGGTTCCACTCGAAGGCGTCATTGGCGTGCTGGGCGTGCTTTCGCTCTACAAGGCCGAACCGGATGCATTCACGCAAGACCACCTCCGCATATTGCTGGCGATCAGCTCGAAGGTTGCGTTGTCGATTGAGAATGCGTTGAAGTACCAGCAGGCCGAAAGCTCAGCGACCACCGATTACCTCACCGGTCTTCCGAACGCACGTTCGTTGTTCCTGCATCTGGACCAGGAACTCGCACGCTGCCGCCGCACGAATGCGTCCGTGGCCGTGATGGTTTGCGACCTGGACGGCTTCAAGCAGATTAACGACAGGTTCGGTCACATTGAGGGCAACAAGGTCCTGAGAATCTTCGCAAACAAACTCCGGTCGGTTTGCCGTGAGTACGACTACGTGGCACGTATGGGCGGCGACGAGTTCATCATTATCGCTCCGGGTTTGACCCGCGAAGCCGCTGACGAAAAGGCGCTCATCCTCAACGAACTCGCCGTGGATTCAGGTCGCGAAGTATGCAAGCTCGACATCCTCTCGGTCAGCGTGGGAACCGCTTTCTTCAGCGAAGACGGCATGGATGCCGAACAGTTGCTCGCCGAAGCCGATCGCCGCATGTACATCGTGAAGCAAATTCATCACGAGAAGATGGAAACCGCACCTGAAGCCGGCACACGCTTCAGTTCGCTGATCAACTAGGGGCTCGGATTGGCACGGATCGCATTGCGTCATTTCGTCCGCATTCTCGTCACGGTTGTGATCGGGGGGATTTTTGCGGCGACACTGGTCCGCTATGCACCGGGATTCGAGTCGGATGAGCAAGCGCTCGATTCGCGCCTGTCAAACGAAAGCGTTCAGGCCCTGCGCAATGCACGAGCAGGCGAGCGGGACGTGTTCGCTTTCTACAAATCGTTTCTTGTCTCGGCGGCACATGGGGATTTCGGAACCTCACGCACGCTGAACCGACCAGTACGAGAACTGGTCTCCGAACGGCTTCCGGTGACAATGAGGTTGATTGGAACCGGACTCCTGCTGGGGTGGGCTCTGGCGCTGCTGTTCGCCGTCTCCGCCGTGATGGTTCGTTTTGCGCCATATGATGTGCTGACGACCGCGGTCTCCGGACTGATTCTCTGCGTGCCATCGGCCGTGCTGGGATTGATCTTCGTATTTGCGAATGCGCCGGCTTCGCTGGCCATCGGTCTGATCGTCTTCTCCCACGTGTTCCGCTACTGGCGCAACCTGCTCGACAAGAGCTACATGATGCCGCACATCGTGATGGCCCGGGCGAAGGGATTGTCTCCCGCTCGCATCCTGGTTTTTCACGTACTGCCGGTGAGTGCGGGACAGTTGTTGGCGGTCTGCGGTATTTCGGTGAGCATCGCGCTCGGTGCTGCCATTCCGGTGGAAGCTCTATGCGGAGTACCCGGAATCGGCCAATTAGCATGGCAGGCCGCTTTGGGAAGGGATCTGTCACTCCTGGTGACGCTGACATTTATCGTCACGATCGTGACTCTGCTGGCGAACACGGCGTCGGAGATTTTCGGCCAGGCGTTCAGGGTGCAGGAAGCATGAAACGCGTCCGGCAAATTTCGTGCGTGCTGTTGCTGCTGATCGTGGGAGCGAGCTTTGCAGCCGAGCTGCTGGCCTCAGCGAATTACGCTACTCAGTTCCGCGATGAGCTTCCGAACGCGGCGCCATCGCGACAGCACCTGCTCGGCACCGATGACCTCGGCCGTGACAGGTTCTCACGCGTCCTCTTTGGAACACGCGTGTCGCTGCTACTAGCTCCGGCGGCAGCGCTTCTTTCCACCTTGCTGGCGGCAGTCGTAGGGGCCCTTGCCGGGTATATCGGCGGACGCTGGGAAAAGCTCGCGATGGCGTCGGCTGACCTATTCCTCTCGCTACCGTGGCTGTTCCTTCTCCTCATGGTCAGGGCGATGCTGCCGCTGAACGTGTCGCCGTTCACGTCGGTGATGGTGACGTTTCTGTTGCTTGGACTCCTGGGATGGGCGGCATCTGCGCGGGTGCTTTGTGCGGGTGCGCGGTCGATCCGCAATTCCGATTTCGTATTGTTAGCGCGGGCCTCTGGTATCGGACGCCTTCGCGTGTTGTTCCGTCACGTGTTGCCGAACCTGAAGCCTGTGCTGCTGGCGCAGTTCTGGATCTCGATTCCGGTGTTCATCCTGAGCGAGGCGAATCTTGGCATCCTTGGACTTGGCGTGGCTGAGCCGCTGCCCTCCTGGGGAAGCCTGCTTCGTGAACTCGAGAATTTTGCGAATTTCGGCGGAGAGTACTGGCGGCTCGTTCCCCTGGTACTCCTGGTTATTACGGTTACGAGTTTTCAATTGGTGCTTTCCCGTACCGATGAGGTGTCAGCATGAAGCGCGCCCTTCGTCTGCTGAGCTGTGCGGCACTTGTGTTCGTCCTGGTGCTCTCGGCATTCGCCCAGGGCGGCGAACTTCGCTTTTGTATCAAGTCCGATCCGAAGACCTTCAATCCCGTCGCTGTGGCGGATGATGCTTCCGAAACAGTTCGCTACCTCACCGGGGGCGTACTGGTGCGGGTGAACCGGCAGACGCAGCAACTGGAGCCGGAACTGGCTACCTCGTGGAAGATCACCAACGCAGGGAAAACCATCACCTTCACACTGCGCCCGAATCAATATTTCTCCGATGGCACTCCGTTCACCGCGGAAGACGTTGCATTCACGGTGAAACAGCTAACCAATCCCAATCTGCACTCGCCTACCGGAGACGCGTTTCGATCGGGAACGGGAGACGTAACGAGCAAGATTCTGTCCGGCAACAAGATCAGCATTACCTTCCCGGGGGCGATTGCGGGTCTGGATAGGCTGTTTGACCAGGTTGCGATCATGTCTGCGAGGTCGCCGAAGAAAGAGAGAGCGGTGCTCGGCCCGTTTTTCCTCGCCGATCACAAGCCCGGCTCGTATCTCTATTTCCGCAAGAACAACAATTACTGGAAGAAAGATGCGCAAGGGCGCAAGTTGCCGCTGCTTGATGCCGTCAGGCTCGACATCCAACCGAACCGCGAGATCGAGGTCATGCGCTTCCGTCGCGGTGAAATTGATCTGATCAACAGCCTCGATTCCGATTTCTATGCAAAGCTTCAACAAGGTTCCGAGGCGCAGGTCCGCGACGCCGGTGCATCGCTCGATTCCGAGCAACTTTGGTTCAACCAGGTGCCGGGAGCTCCCATCGCCGATTACAAGAAAGCATGGTTCAAGTCGCAAAACTTCCGGCGGGCTGTAGCGCTTTCCATCAACCGTGCAGACCTGGTGCGAATCGTCTTTGGTGGACACGCGCAAGCTGCAATCGGTCCGACTTCGCCCGCAAACAAATTCTGGTTCAACACCAAACTCAAGGCGCTTCCTTACGACACGCAACTTGCGCTCAACCTGTTGAAGCAGGATGGATTCCAGTTACAGGGCGGCACGCTGAAAGATGCGCAAGGACGGACCGTGGAGTTCTCCATCGTTACGAACTCCAGCAGCAAGCCGCGCGAGCGCATGGCGACGATGATTCAACAGGACCTGTCCAGGATCGGCATCAAGGTGAACGTCGTGACGCTGGATTTTCCCTCAATGATCGAACGCATCACCGCGAAGTTCAATTATGAGGCGGCGATCCTCGGATTCATCAACACCGAGATGGATCCAAATTCGCAGATGACGGTGTGGCTGAGCAGCGGCGAGAATCACGCGTGGAATCCGAATCAAAAGTCGCCTGCGACCGCGTGGGAAGCCGAGATGGACAAGTTGATGCAGGCGCAGACGCAATCACCGGATCCGAAGAAGCGCAAAGCTGCTTGGGACCGGGTACAGGAGATCGTTTACGAGCAGCAACCGATGATCTACCTGGTGAACAAGAATGCGCTTTCGGCCGTGTCGTCGAATCTCGTGAATGCCGCGCCGGTGGTACTTCGTCCGCAGACGTATTGGAATATCGATCGGCTCTACCTGAAATCCGACGCTGACAGGAGCGGCAAATGAGCACTCCTCGCGATGTTCCTTTACTGTCGGTCTCGCTTAGCGTCGGCTATCGGAACAAACCGGCTGTGTTGAAATCCGCCTTCCTTGAAATGCGTCAGGGCGAAGTGCTCGGATTAATCGGCCAGAGCGGATCAGGGAAGAGCACGCTGGCGCTCTCCATTCTGCGGCTGCTGGAAATGAAGGGCGGACATGTGAGCGGGAGTGTCTTCTTCCAGGGGAGTGATCTACTCAAGCTGAAAGAATCGCAAATGCGCAAGCTGCGCGGCAGCGATATCGGCTTAGTGCTGCAAAGCCCGTTGTCATCGCTGAACCCGGCGCTTCGGATTGGCAGCCAATTGATGGAAGCTTGGAAGGCGCATGCCTCCGGCCCGCGCGAAGAAGGTCTAAACCGGATCAAGGATGTGTTCGCGAGCGTGAGCCTGCCGTCCGAAGAGGAGTTCCTGAGACGCTATCCCTCGCAGTTGAGCGTAGGGCAGGCGCAGCGAGTGCTAATCGCGATGGCGGTGCTTCATCGTCCGGCGCTGTTGATCGCCGATGAGCCAACGAGTGCCCTTGATGTCATTACCCAAGCTGAGATTCTCCAGCTGTTTCGCCAGCTCAACCGTGAACTCGGCACCGGCATTCTTTATATCTCACATGATTTGCTTTCAGTCGCATCTGTCTGCGACCGCATCGCCATTCTGAATTCGGGAGAGATCGTGGAATGCGGTGCCACTGGGCAGATCTTCAATCGTCCGGCGCATCCTTACACGCGCAAGCTGATTGACGCATTGCCCGAAAAACCGGCAATTCCGGACGAGCGCCGGTACCGCGCCATGCTCAGGCCGCAGGCAATTACGATTCAATAGTCTGGATTATTTCTTTTCGCAGGCACCCGGCCCGCCGCGAAGCCCTCAAGTTGAGCCTGCGGAGCCGCAGTTGTTGCGCGAAGACCACTGCTCGCCACGCCATCCGCGTCCAACACTCGCGCCCACGGAATAGGTGGAGAACATCTCTTCCAGGTCGCCGCTACCGCAGTTGGGGCAACTCGCCCTCTGGCTCCCCATTACGAGTGCCTCAAACGGGCGTTTACACTTCTTACAGGTGTATTCGAAAATTGGCATAGAAGCGTTGTACGTAGACATTTTAGATGGAACCCGAGGCCCCAATCAAAACCGCGCACACAGCCATGAGTGACGGCCAACCTTGTCCTGATACTTTTGTGCCGCGGCGTTTCCTTTCCGGGGGACACCTCCAGACCCTCGTCAGCCATATTCTGCCCCGGAAGAACGGCTTAAGTGCGCCAGAGGAGCGACTTTTCCAAGTCGACACCGATGTCCAGGTGCTCTGCCATTGCCATTGGCAGCCTGATCGGGCACAGCGGACCACGATCATCATCGTCCACGGTCTCGAGGGATCAAGCGAGTCTCAATACGTCGTCGGCACCAGCAACAAGGCCTGGGACCTCGGCATGAACGTGGTGCGCATGAACATGCGCAATTGCGGCGGCAGCGAGAAACTTACGCCCACTCTCTACAACTGCAGCATGTCGGGCGACGTCGGCGCCATCGTACGAACTCTCATCGAAGGTGACGGACTGCAGTCAATCGCGCTCGCCGGATTTTCCATGGGCGGCAACCTTGTCTTGAAGTTGGCGGGCGAGTGGCACACTGACGCTCCTCGTCAACTTGCGGCTGTGACTGCGGTGTCGCCGATCATCGACCTGAGCCCCTCTTCAGCGGCTCTACACGACTGGCAGAACCGTCTTTACGAGTACCGGTTCCTCCGCGATCTGCACGATAGCGTCAGCCGGAAAGCGAAACTGTACCCGGACCGCTACAAGACGTATCCGGTGTTCTCGATCCGTTCGCTGCGTGAGTTTGACGACAAGATCACCGCTCCGCACGGCGGTTTCAAGGATGCCGAAGATTACTACCACCGCGCGGGTTCAGCGCAAGTGGTACATCGCATAGCGGTTCCTACGTTGATCATCCATTCTCTCGATGACCCGTTTATCCGGCTGACTCATGAGACGCGCAGCAAGATACTTGCGAACCCACACATTCGGTACTTGGAGACGCGACACGGTGGTCATTGCGCTTTCCTTGCCCAAGCCGACGGATACGATGGACGTTGGGCGGAGAGAACACTGCTTGAATTCGTTCGTGAATTTGCGGCGTAGAACCGATACCATGACTTCATCGCATGCAAGCAGAAATCTCCGTTGAACTTGGCGCTGACGATCCCACATTGGCTGTTCCGTGGTCCCATCCCGAATCGCAGTACAGCTACATCGATCTCCGACGATTTCCCGAACAGCTCGAATCTGTCGCGGAAGCTCGAGAGTTTTCGGAGCTGAAGGAGTTTTTGCAGGCGTTGAACGCGAGTAATTCCGCGCTACAAACCGCAAAATGTGACGCGTGGTTCAGTGAGGAAATCACCGAGGAGGAAGCGATCTTCGGTGCCTCATGCAAATTCGGCTCTTACGTCGACGCATTCTTCCAGGTTCTCACGCCACGGTATTCGTTTCCGCTGCATGAAGCATTCGGAAGCCGGCTCGTGGAGCTGCTGAAACGAGCTCCAGAGATTCAAGCGTCCTTCGAAGGAATCATCCGCCGGGGACATTTCGAGAACGGCGGCGACGTCAAGGAGGGTTTCTATTACACCCTCTACGTATTTGGATACGGCGACGAGCAGGTGGAAGCACGGCAATCCTGGGGCATCGCGTTACGGCTGCTATCGAATGCGTTACTGCAGATTTCCTCGATCTAAAGAAATTCTATCGTGATGCGAATGTGTAACATCGAATGGAGCTCAGGGAGAGGATCACAAGAGTGACAGCTACCCAAAGCCAAACACCTTCGCGCGTTATGGTATTGCTGGCGTTCATCGCCATCTACGTAATCTGGGGTTCCACTTATCTTGCGATCCGTTACGCTGTGGAAACCATTCCGCCGCTAATGACTGCCGCGGCACGTCATCTCACTGCCGGAAGCATTCTGTTCGTTTGGGCGTGGAGTCGCGGCTTTCGCCCGACACGTACCCATTGGATTGCTGCCGTGAAGATCGGGGCTCTCTACTTCCTGGTTGGCCACGGGCTACTGCACTGGGCAGAGCAACACGTGGCTTCCGGACTCGCGGCGCTGCTGATTGCGACTGAGCCGATGATCATCGCGGCGCTGGCTGTTATGGCCGGGCAGGAGCGCCTGACGTTTCCGACGGTGATGGGCATGCTTCTGGGCCTGCTTGGTGTGGGAGTATTGATGGGCGGTGGCGCTTTACATGGATCGGCGGAACTCGCCGGCATCGTCGCCGTGCTGCTCAGTGCCGTGGCGTGGTCGGTTGGCGTTCATTTCTCACGCCGGGTTGCTTTGCCGGAAGACTCGCTGGCTGCATCGGCCATGACGTTGCTCTGCGGATCCGCTCTGCTATGGGTAGTTGCGTCCCTTACCGGCGAGTTCACAGACGTTCACACAAGCCAGGTCAGCATGCGATCAGTTCTTGGTCTTCTATACCTGATCTTCTTCGGAACTATCATCGCGTTTACCTCTTACACATGGTTGCTGTCGCACACGTCGGCGACTGTCGTTTCCACACACACCTATGTCAACCCGGTGGTGGCGGTTCTGCTCGGATGGGCGCTGGCAGGCGAGCCGTTAAATGCGCGAGTGATCATCGCAGGGACCGTGATTCTCGGCTCTGTCGTATTGATCCGAAGAGGCACCCGGGCGCGACAAGTGTCAGAGGAACTGGCGGCTTGTGAACAGTGATTCCTGGCTGCCGGCGAGCCAGTCGTCTGGTGTATTCTTGATGGAGACCGCAAGGGCCCGTAGCTCAATTGGATAGAGCATCAGCCTTCTAAGCTGAGGGTTGCTGGTTCGATCCCAGCCGGGCCTACCATCTCTTAAGTTTGACCTTTCGTGACTGCTTCCTGGTTACCTTCAACTCATCATCATCCCGCTGCGATAAGTAACTCGCTTGACACTACAAAGACTCTGGAAGATAGTCTGCATAGGGCAGTATCCCCCGCTGCCATTCGCGTACTCCTATGGCGAAACGTACTGAACCTCGTCTTTCGAAAAAAGCTGAAATTCGCGTATTCGGAATGGATTCGAAAGGTCACCCGATCAACTTGCCGGCAAAGACCGTGGACATCAGCATGCACGGAGCTCGGATCTCCGGGGTGAACTGCTGGGACTATCCCGGCGAAACCGTGGGCATTCGCTGTGGGACGGAAAAAGCTCGTTACCGCATCGTGTGGGTTGGTTTACCCGGAACGCCGCTGGAGGGACAGATCGGAGTAACGTGCGTCGATACGGGCAAGTACATCTGGGATGTGACGCCTCCGACAGCGGAACCACAGCCGTCCGAAACGCCGCTACCAGTCCCGCTGAGAAGCGTGGGCAACAAGATAGGGCTGGCGCCAGCTGCCACGCACTACGATGATCATCGCCGGAAGGCCGAGAGGTTCGTGGTAAATGGCGGCGCAAACGTCCGGGAAGTAGGTAAGAACATACCGCAGTGGACCACCATTCACGACCTGAGCTCCGGTGGATGCTATGTAGAAACCACGGCGCCGCTTCCGGAGCAAACGCGTGTGGATGTCACCATCCAGGTAGGCGACATAAAGATCGATTTGCGAGGCATCGTCACGGTGAAGCATCCGCTGGTTGGGATGGGGATCCGATTTACCGAAATGTCGCCGTTGAACCGCGACCGCTTGCGCCATCTGATCGGTAGCTTGGAGCACGCCGAGGGACACGCAGCGGGAACCGGCTTCTAACTTATTTCGTCGCGGCGATTTCTTCCAACGCCTTCGCAATCACCAGGCACTGAGCGCGCAACCTCTGCAACGTGCTATTCATGCCATTCACTTTTTCGACCAGGCCTCGTGCTTCCGCCACATGCAGTATGGCGGCGCACTCTTCCTGCATGCGGTTCGCATATTGCAGCAGGTACGCAAGCGCGTCGGCGTGTGGCTTCCAGAGATACGCTGAATGCTGCCGTTGCCTGAACTCCTCCAGCTCCAGTAGCATGCGCGCGTAAACGGCCACGGAGTTGGCGATAGCCTGCGCGTAATCTCCGCGAAAACTTTTTTCTCCACGAAACTCGGCGCGGAACGCTTCCACCTCAGTCGTCGAAAGCGGCAGGTTCCCATTGCGCATCGGATAAACGTTAGCGGCTTTGGCATCGGCGGCCAGCACGAAATTGCGAATGGACTCGACCATGCTGCGTAGCTTGCCTTCCTCCACTGTTCGGTCCAGGCTGCGGCCGATATCGGCGGCTGAGCCTCCGCCGACTGTTTGACGCGGAGCGGTTGCGGCCTGCGTGGCGGGATGCGGACGCTGCGCCAGTGGGCTTGCGGCGGCAGCACCGGCGCTTCCAGCAGTGCCGATCCGGCGGCTATCCACGGCTTTCTTGAACTTCGAAACTTTTCGCAATTGTTCCTGGGCGCGACCGTATTCTTTTTCGAGGATTTCCTCTTCCTGAACTTCCGACAACTGTTTCACCGTAACGTCGCCTTCCACCCGTGCCATGATGCTTCCGCCGGCCTGCTGCACGGAACTGGCGAACTGCTTGATACTTCGCGTGGCTTCCCGGAACAATTCATCAAAATGATTGCCGATAAACACGTTGTATTCGGCCATGGTCGCCAGAACTCGAGGATGGTAAAAAGACGCGCCAAAGCGAAGCTTGATATCCCGTACCCGCTGCATAACGCCGGAGTCCATCAACTTGTCGAAATGACGAATGTCTTCCACTTCCTGCCGGATAAACGGAAACTCGCGGACTAGTTGCCGATGTTGGTCGGGTAACGGCGGCACCCCTTGAAGTCCCAGGATGGTGTAGATCTCCTGTTCAAACGGCGAGGGCGATTCTTCCGACCACTCATCGGCCGAGCGCAGCGGGAGCTTGAGATTCCGAAAGAGGAACGTGATCGTGAAGTCGGCCTTATCGCGGTCGCTCTCGTCGCTGGAGTGCTTCTGGTAGAAATAGCGGAGGAGGGCTTCGGCGCTTTCCTTGCGGGTACCGTCTTTCAAACCGTCGCGGATCATGACCGGTGCAATCGCCATATCCAGCAAAGCTAGCCATCGGCTGAGCTGGTCCACGGATTGGATGATCTTGTCCTTGCCGCCGACGGCGCCCTGAATGTCGTAAGGCACCGGAACGTCAAAGCCTAGTTTTTCCTGCAAAAGCGAAACATAGAAGCCATGCACGGCCGCCATATCAAGCAATTGCTGCAATGGATTGTCCATTACGGGGTCTCCTGGACGTTAAAGCGAGCAAATCGGAGGGATATCGACTTGCGAAGTTTATTCCAGCGTAAACACAGGTCGCAAGCGCAAATGGCAAAGGGCAGGCGGATGCCTGCCCTTTAGTGGATCAAACGCACTAATTAAGGAACTGAACACCCAACAGATCGCCGTCGCAGACACGTACTTCGACATTCAACACTTGCTGCACGTGGCCGGACTCCACAACTTTAATCTCGATTCGGGTGCCCGGCTGAAACCGCGCACGCAAAGTTGTCTCCGCCAACCGGATCTGCATCCCGCCGGCGGCTACTTTCTCAACGCGCCCGATGTCCACGCCGCTCTCATCAACGGCTCTGACGTTCTCATTCGTATCGAATCTTTCGAACCTGCGACGTCCCCGATCTGGATTCGTCTCGCTCATGTTATTTGCCGCCCATCACCAGCTTGGCGATAGTGGAAAGCTGCATGTTTGACGTCCCTTCGTAAATCTTGCCGATTTTCGAGTCGCGGAAGTACTTCTCGACAGGGTAATCCTTAGTGAAGCCGTATCCGCCATAGATCTCGAGCGACAGCGACGTGACCCGCTCCGCTACCTGCGACGCGAACAGCTTGGTCATGGCAGCTTCTTTCACGAAATTCATCCCCGCGTCTTTCATGCGGGCCGCGTTGTAAACCATCATGCGCGCGGCTTCGATCTCGGTCGCCATCTGGGCGATCTGGAACTGAATTCCCTGGAAGTTCGAGATTGCCTGTCCGAACTGCTTGCGTTCCTGCGCGTACTTCACAGCATATTCCCATGCGCCGCGCGCAACGCCGAGCATCTGCGCACCGATGCCGATGCGACCTTCGTTCAAGGTTTCGATTGCGATCTTGTATCCTTTACCAACTTCGCCTAGGACGTTCTCCTTCGGAACTTTGCAGTCTTCCAGGATCAGTTCGCAGGTGCTGGAAGCGCGAATGCCAAGCTTGTCTTCTTTTTTGCCGACCGTGAAGCCAGGGAAGTCCTTCTCGACGATGAACGCCG
It encodes the following:
- a CDS encoding acyl-CoA dehydrogenase, with the protein product MPESMTAKIDAPKPLVSLTEDEQLFRDNIRQFAEETIRPHVKEMDEKGVFEHSLIDQFFQLGIMAIETPEQYGGGGGTFFEAILAVEELSRVDASAGVVVDVQNTLVNNAFIRWGTEAQKKKYLAKLAADTVGAYALSEAGSGSDAFALTTKAELKGNEYILNGRKLWITNGKEAGVFVLFATIDAGAGYKGITAFIVEKDFPGFTVGKKEDKLGIRASSTCELILEDCKVPKENVLGEVGKGYKIAIETLNEGRIGIGAQMLGVARGAWEYAVKYAQERKQFGQAISNFQGIQFQIAQMATEIEAARMMVYNAARMKDAGMNFVKEAAMTKLFASQVAERVTSLSLEIYGGYGFTKDYPVEKYFRDSKIGKIYEGTSNMQLSTIAKLVMGGK